From a region of the Dunckerocampus dactyliophorus isolate RoL2022-P2 chromosome 20, RoL_Ddac_1.1, whole genome shotgun sequence genome:
- the LOC129172948 gene encoding uncharacterized protein LOC129172948 isoform X5, with translation MKYSRQSHLTGLTNYTDPNMLGFSWMPSKDLAINRDRRRMTNLSGEIQMLNLPEKLFALYKTYSYTKVMYSLSEYDKLPKLLEDAERKRVTIQKYHADGQRKYPLLGMQHLIECTCKETERTYYLCTLCKRTLAARTVIKHVLSFDHLYCYFNAWYPCILKSKHCYTRYSHKFVSMMLSLAKEAEKHHGAANMKRLSLEPGVFASVNFSCYSAALNKLEAITKENEGSSLKTCLHPAGQLVPTEAQMAWNQGYSLMPSWKNTNQNPPDTSQNKPPKTLLEVKPGVADEGHIEKASAISVKTEGHNEKPKSCHIPAKATTELTKDVQMIASQGGDRKRLSVIRETDVIDNDMAHKRQRLDSKDAPCEEMLNTATAAMEEEESKMVISEVSEPNRWHEIAHKRQRLDSKENTLCEGTLKMGTVAIKEEERKTLISEVSDPHMGHGAQQRTKQENTLKIEPQEAHLTLCPSRTNVKVESTRSTKVTLLTKTTTSKLPTPALTTNFQKRPTSITQLTVGAHKHRERDSVSVIKSEIANTKSLVPATFSKSIASTTNTAADNTVCAVTSSHFTATTIKSMIVVATAIKPTALTTSCSASTKSRRTTATSSSASAISTTTTLPAACIATASRVAATTTRSTESAGRCGKKSCRVTASTSSATSATSKYTAPTSSRCISAVATTSTAITVKPTVSSVAYDVATSKFSIIPTKSTATNTSVAAVSPKFTPATTKSTAYASANSKHTANATNTKPTSKLAAATNRSTTPTTSCPTKSAKVTATTCNVIATTKSTLPTTSCITTASPAATTPSAMTTTKCATTYNSTVPASTTKSTAHIDSCTPASSSSDSKVPSTVSPSQHQKAPEGRTGAEAISNEALPVLRRSSTDMHEVTGGTAQTARRSLDNSSHTRVTLVTTAVGGKNAKDSAKKVHVKDTRESNADAERCIQKSNPSARHASTAKSSQSKVKPTRSVPKIVMKGSSPTALCATSDWNGLVTHWKTFTSITMWCVHPQKYAIFKSKCYQNNVQCFNFPNKKSRFPEVNDEQLADINLEKFVTFMSMAEKCLGLRSIQTIDVTNEQYNELSDLPEAKALHRLETVFGVPSSSGNGTSLALRQRVLTSPSQDVSSPEYDTLQDKFEAITEADTSQLAAALDIEAEHTSVAVPLADPEPTGETESIVEMDTSEPKQQQEIVNCGFKNTKATPEGSNDQSTSVLMGPDRSPASVTREQWKLEGSNGQSPSVLLGPDPHHASVATEQQNLEAANEQSPSLLLALDQPPASVTREQNLEVYNGKSPSLLMRLDPHPPSVTTKPCNPVGSCQNAERWSSLPIAPIDPECNQGRSASQVHPLSGKSSNLRTFLWVKGLYSPLVKEGLYSPPIVGLASVYECRGGSGDSLYLCNSCSQKLMVRDICQHVVGPDHQVNYMLRAYPQYMDRFWGDINLQPEMKMELLEAVAGAVSLQERAKGMDAQVCFLVPDVYNYVCTAPFNEALDVLQNGQKQSFVCQPVITLQQKQAGQKSKEQIGHLYVNGVDSVEPSFSEASMSLSLQDNHRSSISSPISKTTPVCQVQEELMSSEPTSLGPSRFISKPPLTFKMQDKFGSPGLISKTPPSFQVTEDLVPLESTCPVTVGAISKTPLSFQVKDDLLSECSSGVSTGRSGKKPPICHVKDELRLQQSGPPSTYAPISKTPPGSQQVKEERVLIECRSHVSISKTLPQAQLKSELVLTEPAVNGDPGNLLKTQPHAQVKDEMLLDYRSPATTGPVPKMPSSSRDKDELALLECKSPANTVLFSKTPPRVQMKSELTASACRVTPLVEKQSSSDPPITVGSTIRQDEYLPTKKRKTLKSLGELIRIYSNTNRIDDPQQSKCTRNSIVNPSDDRTPSDQEVSMVEILNLGTKTDSKKQIAAVPAKLSVAPTKTWCSKSVQSVSSSAEDRRGLDSMSCKIESDLSPTPVSGNNGSPQVHTFIPENPLFILTEDKSTGTDNPNDSALLGGFQHKNLLDDVKPNQNLAQLPQPQGSKGGTEGFLHQSTVWANDMGTESNHQLIAVAAGPTSTGTDNPGDLALLGDFENKNLLGNASVKTNQNLAQLPQPQGSTDGTGGFLHQSIVWANGMGAESNHQLIGATAGPTKTQLPDLGGFDFSCTTNAYIAPTGYPVPDNNNVSTGYPVPNYNASYVSVNGNEGSRGLYAVQGSHLNDPLATRWMNLQIQQWMQQQQQYSTWARPVQTTQNVTNGATYFCAVPAVYSNYSLVLRDMNVHGNLGSSQYNFLTMAQSSKKD, from the exons AACTACACCGATCCAAATATGCTTGGATTCTCCTGGATGCCCAGCAAAGACTTAGCGATCAATCGAGATAGGCGACGAATGACAAACCTGTCAGGAGAGATCcag ATGTTGAATTTGCCTGAAAAGCTGTTTGCGCTGTACAAAACATATAGCTACACTAAAG TGATGTACTCTCTCAGTGAATATGACAAGCTTCCCAAGCTACTGGAAG ATGCTGAACGAAAGAGAGTAACGATACAAAAGTACCATGCAGATGGCCAAAGGAAGTATCCACTTCTTG GCATGCAACACCTTATCGAATGCACGTGCAAGGAGACTGAGAGGACGTACTACCTTTGCACCCTCTGCAAACGGACGCTCGCTGCCCGCACTGTCATCAAACACGTCCTGAGCTTTGACCACCTCTACTGTTACTTT AATGCCTGGTACCCCTGCATCTTGAAGTCTAAGCACTGTTACACCAGGTACTCGCACAAATTTGTGTCCATGATGCTCAGTTTGGCAAAGGAGGCGGAGAAACATCATGGAGCTGCAAACATGAAG CGACTGAGTCTGGAGCCTGGTGTCTTCGCATCAGTCAATTTCTCCTGTTATAGTGCCG cTTTGAACAAACTGGAGGCCATCACAAAGGAAAATGAGGGGAGCAGCTTGAAAACCTGCCTCCACCCTGCGGGCCAACTAG TCCCGACAGAAGCCCAGATGGCATGGAACCAAGGGTACAGCTTGATGCCCTCTTGGAAGAATACCAATCAAAATCCTCCAGACACTAGTCAGAACAAGCCGCcaaaaacgttgttggaggttaaGCCTGGCGTAGCCGATgaaggccacattgaaaaagcgTCAGCGATTTCTGTTAAGACAGAAGGGCATAATGAGAAGCCAAAAAGCTGTCACATACCGGCTAAAGCAACGACAGAACTGACCAAAGATGTCCAGATGATCGCAAGCCAAGGCGGTGACCGAAAGAGGCTGAGTGTCATCCGGGAGACAGATGTGATTGACAATGACATGGCCCATAAGAGACAGCGCCTTGACTCCAAGGACGCACCATGTGAAGAAATGTTGAATACGGCGACTGCAGCCATGGAGGAGGAAGAATCAAAAATGGTGATCAGTGAAG TCTCTGAACCAAATAGGTGGCATGAAATAGCCCATAAGAGACAACGACTCGACTCCAAAGAGAACACACTATGTGAAGGAACGCTGAAAATGGGGACCGTGGCTATCAAGGAGGAAGAACGGAAAACGCTGATTAGTGAAG TCTCTGACCCGCATATGGGACATGGAGCTCAGCAGCGTACTAAGCAGGAAAATACCCTGAAGATTGAGCCCCAAGAAGCCCACCTGACTCTTTGTCCCAGCAGAACAAACGTCAAAGTCGAAAGCACACGCAGCACCAAAGTGACCCTGTTGACCAAAACGACTACTTCCAAATTGCCAACACCTGCGTTGACTACAAATTTCCAAAAACGTCCGACCAGCATTACTCAATTGACTGTAGGCGCCCACAAACACAGAGAACGTGACTCCGTTAGCGTTATAAAAAGTGAAATCGCAAACACCAAGTCTTTAGTACCTGCAACCTTCTCAAAATCTATTGCAAGCACCACCAATACCGCTGCAGACAACACCGTCTGTGCTGTAACAAGCTCTCATTTTACCGCAACAACCATAAAGTCGATGATTGTTGTGGCAACTGCCATCAAGCCAACTGCACTTACCACCAGTTGTAGTGCCTCCACAAAATCCAGGAGGACGACAGCAACCAGCTCCAGTGCATCTGCTATCAGCACGACAACAACCCTTCCGGCTGCCTGCATTGCAACAGCCTCTAGAGTTGCTGCAACCACCACCAGATCAACAGAGTCTGCCGGCAGGTGTGGTAAGAAATCCTGTCGAGTTACAGCGAGCACCTCAAGTGCAACATCAGCCACCTCCAAGTACACAGCACCGACCAGCAGCAGATGTATCTCTGCTGTTGCAACAACTTCGACTGCAATCACTGTCAAGCCCACAGTATCTTCTGTGGCCTACGATGTGGCAACGTCTAAATTTTCCATCATTCCCACAAAGTCCACAGCAACAAACACCAGTGTTGCTGCAGTAAGCCCTAAATTTACTCCAGCCACTACCAAGTCCACAGCGTATGCTTCAGCAAACTCTAAACATACTGCAAATGCCACTAATACCAAGCCTACATCTAAACTTGCTGCGGCCACCAATAGATCTACAACACCTACCACCAGTTGTCCTACAAAATCAGCTAAAGTGACAGCAACCACCTGCAATGTAATTGCAACCACAAAGTCTACACTACCTACCACCAGTTGTATTACAACAGCCTCTCCAGCAGCAACAACCCCCAGTGCAATGACAACCACCAAGTGTGCAACAACCTATAATAGTACTGTACCGGCAAGCACCACCAAATCCACAGCGCATATCGACAGTTGCACTCCAGCAAGCTCCAGCTCAGACTCTAAAGTGCCGTCCACAGTGTCTCCATCACAACACCAGAAAGCACCAGAAGGCAGAACAGGAGCAGAGGCCATATCAAATGAAGCGTTACCCGTCCTTCGTAGATCGTCCACGGACATGCATGAAGTCACTGGCGGAACTGCACAGACTGCAAGGAGAAGTTTGGACAACTCCTCACACACTAGGGTCACGCTTGTAACGACTGCAGTTGGAGGCAAAAATGCAAAGGACTCTGCAAAGAAAGTACATGTGAAGGATACCAGGGAGTCAAATGCGGATGCAGAACGATGTATCCAGAAGAGTAACCCTTCTGCTAGACATGCAAGCACAGCCAAATCATCACAAAGCAAGGTGAAGCCAACTAGAAGTGTTCCTAAAATTG TAATGAAAGGAAGCAGTCCTACTGCACTTTGTGCCACATCCGATTGGAACGGTCTAGTCACACACTGGAAAACGTTCACCAGTATAACTATGTGGTGTGTACATCCTCAGAAGTATGCCATATTCAAGTCGAAGTGCTATCAGAACAATGTTCagtgttttaattttccaaacaagAAATCAAGGTTCCCAGAGGTGAATGATGAGCAGCTGGCGGACATCAACCTGGAGAAGTTTGTAACCTTCATGTCTATGGCAGAGAAATGTTTAGGTCTTCGGTCCATCCAG ACAATAGACGTGACAAACGAACAGTACAATGAGCTGTCTGATCTTCCGGAAGCCAAAG CTTTACACAGATTAGAGACTGTCTTTGGAGTGCCATCATCCTCCGGTAATGGCACTTCACTGGCTTTAAGACAACGGGTTTTGACTAGCCCCTCACAGGATGTTTCAAGCCCAGAATATG ACACTCTACAGGACAAGTTTGAGGCCATTACAGAGGCTGACACTTCCCAACTTGCTG CAGCATTAGACATAGAAGCTGAACACACCAGTGTTGCTGTTCCACTCGCTGACCCGGAACCTACTGGAGAAACTGAATCGATAGTGGAAATGGACACATCTGAGCCCAAACAGCAGCAGGAAATTGTCAATTGCGGTTTTAAGAATACCAAGGCGACTCCGGAAGGGTCTAATGACCAGTCAACATCTGTATTGATGGGACCAGATCGATCTCCTGCTTCAGTGACCAGAGAACAGTGGAAACTGGAAGGCTCTAATGGGCAGTCACCATCAGTGTTGCTGGGACCAGATCCACATCATGCTTCAGTTGCCACAGAGCAGCAGAATCTGGAAGCCGCTAATGAGCAGTCACCATCATTGTTGCTGGCACTGGATCAGCCTCCTGCTTCAGTGACCAGAGAACAGAATCTGGAAGTCTATAATGGAAAGTCACCATCATTGTTGATGCGACTGGACCCACATCCTCCTTCAGTGACAACAAAACCGTGTAATCCAGTTGGAAGCTGCCAAAATGCTGAAAGATGGTCCAGTCTGCCTATAGCACCGATAGACCCTGAATGTAACCAGGGTCGCAGTGCCTCTCAAGTGCACCCTCTTTCAG GCAAATCAAGTAATTTGCGAACGTTCTTGTGGGTGAAGGGACTGTACAGCCCGCTGGTGAAGGAAGGATTGTACAGCCCGCCAATCGTAG GTCTGGCGTCAGTGTACGAGTGTCGTGGTGGGTCTGGCGATTCACTCTACTTGTGCAACAGCTGTAGTCAGAAACTCATGGTCAGGGACATTTGCCAGCATGTGGTTGGCCCAGACCACCAGGTGAACTACATG CTAAGAGCATATCCACAGTATATGGATAGATTTTGGGGTGACATTAATCTGCAACCAGAGATGAAAATGGAACTCTTAGAGGCCGTTGCTGGAGCGGTCTCCCTGCAAGAGCGTGCTAAGGGGATGGATGCACAG GTGTGTTTTCTCGTTCCAGACGTGTATAACTATGTTTGTACAGCACCGTTCAATGAAG CTCTTGACGTGCTGCAAAACGGACAGAAGCAGAGTTTCGTCTGTCAGCCCGTCATCACATTGCAACAAAAGC AAGCAGGCCAGAAATCAAAAGAACAGATTGGACATTTGTATGTGAATGGCGTTGACTCTGTTGAGCCTTCATTCTCTGAAGCTAGCATGTCCCTCAGTCTACAAGACAACCACAGAAGCTCCATTTCAAGTCCTATCTCCAAGACAACACCTGTCTGTCAAGTACAAGAGGAACTGATGTCCTCAGAGCCCACATCACTGGGACCCTCTCGTTTTATTTCCAAGCCACCCCTTACTTTTAAAATGCAGGATAAATTTGGATCTCCTGGTCTCATATCCAAGACGCCACCTAGCTTTCAAGTGACAGAAGATCTGGTACCCTTAGAGTCCACATGTCCTGTAACTGTTGGTGCTATCTCCAAGACGCCGCTTAGTTTTCAAGTGAAAGATGACCTGTTATCAGAGTGCAGCTCAGGTGTGTCTACCGGTCGTTCGGGGAAAAAGCCACCAATTTGTCACGTGAAAGATGAACTGAGGCTGCAGCAATCTGGACCCCCTTCAACGTATGCACCTATCTCAAAGACACCGCCTGGTTCTCAACAAGTTAAAGAGGAACGGGTACTCATAGAGTGCAGATCACATGTAAGCATCTCCAAGACACTGCCTCAGGCTCAACTGAAAAGTGAACTGGTACTCACAGAACCAGCAGTTAATGGAGATCCTGGCAATCTCTTGAAAACACAGCCTCATGCTCAAGTGAAAGATGAAATGCTCTTAGATTACAGATCGCCTGCAACTACTGGTCCCGTGCCCAAGATGCCGTCTAGTTCTCGAGATAAAGATGAACTGGCACTCTTGGAGTGCAAATCTCCTGCAAATACTGTTCTCTTTTCCAAGACACCTCCAAGAGTACAAATGAAAAGTGAATTGACTGCCTCAGCATGCAGAGTCACTCCCCTCGTTGAGAAACAGTCTAGCTCAGACCCTCCCATAACTGTCGGTTCAACGATTCGCCAAGATGAATACCTTCCTACCAAGAAGAGAAAAACTCTTAAGTCTCTAGGTGAACTCATTAGAATTTATTCCAATACGAACAGAATTGATGATCCTCAGCAATCCAAATGCACACGCAACTCCATTGTTAATCCTTCGGATGATCGTACTCCTAGTGACCAAGAGGTCTCTATGGTAGAAATCCTAAACTTGGGCACAAAAACTGATTCAAAGAAACAAATTGCTGCCGTCCCTGCCAAACTTTCTGTTGCTCCAACAAAGACATGGTGCTCAAAGTCTGTGCAGTCTGTCTCCTCCAGTGCTGAAGATAGAAGGGGATTGGACTCGATGAGTTGTAAGATTGAAAGTGACCTGTCCCCAACACCTGTGTCTGGCAACAACGGCTCTCCGCAGGTGCATACCTTCATACCAGAAAACCCTTTGTTTATTTTGACGGAAGACAAGTCAACGGGCACGGACAACCCCAATGACTCCGCCTTGCTGGGAGGTTTTCAGCACAAAAACCTGCTGGATGATGTAAAACCCAACCAAAATCTTGCTCAGTTACCACAGCCTCAAGGCAGCAAAGGTGGCACAGAAGGTTTTCTGCATCAAAGCACAGTTTGGGCAAACGATATGGGTACTGAGTCAAACCATCAGCTCATTGCTGTGGCAGCAGGTCCTACGTCAACTGGCACAGACAACCCCGGTGACCTTGCTTTGCTTGGAGATTTTGAGAACAAAAACCTGCTGGGTAATGCTTCTGTGAAAACCAACCAAAATCTTGCTCAGTTACCGCAGCCTCAAGGCAGCACAGACGGCACAGGAGGTTTTCTGCATCAAAGCATAGTTTGGGCGAACGGTATGGGTGCTGAGTCAAACCATCAGCTCATTGGAGCTACAGCAGGTCCTACTAAGACTCAGCTGCCAGACCTAGGTGGTTTTGATTTCAGTTGTACCACAAATGCTTACATTGCACCTACAGGTTACCCTGTGCCTGATAATAACAATGTATCCACAGGTTACCCTGTGCCTAATTATAATGCGTCATATGTGAGCGTCAATGGAAATGAAGGCTCAAGGGGACTATATGCGGTCCAAGGCAGCCACTTAAACGACCCGCTGGCAACAAGGTGGATGAACCTACAAATACAGCAGtggatgcagcagcagcagcagtactcTACATGGGCAAGGCCAGTGCAGACCACTCAAAACGTCACCAATGGCGCCACCTACTTCTGTGCTGTTCCTGCAGTGTACTCCAACTATTCCCTGGTGCTGAGAGACATGAACGTGCACGGCAACTTGGGTTCATCACAGTATAACTTTTTGACAATGGCACAGTCCTCTAAAAAGGACTGA